TCGGATGATACGCTTCCCGGCGTAGCGAGACGAGTGGCTGGATCTAACACAGATAAAACAGTACCGACGATCGCACCTATCCCAACTCCAACAATTAACAACCGCAGGGCATACAAAATTGTTCTTGCCATCGGCTTTAACCGTGTTTTTCGAGATGAATAAGATTGTTTCATCACTGGATGCTTTTGCAAATGAGCAGTTTTTAACTGTACAGTGTTGGGGTTATAAGGAGGAATCCTCCCTTTGAAAGTAGCAGAGTGATTAATGGGTGGAGTTACTCCTCTTGGTTGCCTTCTAGGTACAGTGGCAGGCTTTAATGGTGGAATAACTTTTACACGTGTAGATGTTGGTTTCTTTTGGGGAGGACGTTGCTGATTATGTACCTCCATCTTGTTCTGTGGCAGCTTTTGGACTTTGCGTAAATCGGGACGACGCTGTGAGATAACTTTTATACGAGTTCTTGTATTCATAATATATAATGATGATAAATTTTTATATTATAATTAGCTTTTATAAAAGGCAAACATTAAGGCATACGCGCAATTACATACTAATCCCAATTACGACGGAAAAAGATTTTTTTTAGGTGTAAGTCTCCCAAACACAATGAATTATGAATCTTTATGGTTATGAAGGTTCCCAATAGCCCATTCTACCTGCCTTAAAATACCTCGCAACATAGCAACTTCTTTAGTTTGTAGCTGAGCGCGATTGTATAATTGACGGAACTTTTCCATGCGACTTGCTGATGTATGGGCATAAAGATAACCAATCTTAAGGAGGAGGGATTCTAGTTCTTGGTAGTATGTTTCCACAACATCTAAAGAAGCAGGGTCATTTTCTGAGCCGTTTTTTGACGTGATGAGTTCTTCCTTCACCGTATCCTCTTGATTGTCAGTGTCAAAAAGTGCAAGTTCGTAACAGCAGAGAGAAACAGCCGTGGCTAAATTGAGTGATGGATAGGTAGAATTGGTGGGAATGCGAACAAATCGTTGAGCATAATTAAGTTCTTCATTGCTTAAACCCCGATCTTCTCTACCAAAGATCAGCGCCGCCGATCGGTTTGGTTCTTCAAGCAACCACGGTAATGCTAAGTGGGGATTCTCCAGGGGTGTTCCCCAGTCACGAACACGAGCAGTTGTTGCGATCGCTCGCGTACATCCTTGTAAAGCTTCTGGTAGAGTTGCCAGCGATCGAGACGATTGTAGAATATCCTTAGCATGAACCGCCATTTGCAGTGCTTCTGGTGAAAGCGGATCGCATTGAGGATTGACTAACACTAGATGATTAAACCCAAAATTTTTCATCACTCGCGCCACTGACCCCACATTTATTGGACCAGATGGTTCTACTAAAATGATTCTGACTTGGTCTAGTGTCATTTCTTATTTTTTCTGGTGTCAATTTGGATTTTATCTCAATTACAAAGAAAAAACACGATCGGCGAGGCAAAGCTCTCATGGCATACATAGGCTACCGTGAAAAGCTCTACGATTGAACCTGTCAAGACATAAAAAGCTGGGTTACGCTTTTGACATTTATAATGCAATACGGTTCAGTTAAGGGTCGCCAGGGAAGCACTAAACCCGGTATCTTCAAGATACCGGGTTTCTAAATAACTGCTTAACTGAACCGTATTGATTTATAATGAACTTATCAACACCACTATACCGCTCATTAAGATGAAGTTATCCGGGCAATAGTAGACAAAGCCAATTGATTAAAAAGATTTTTAAAAGAAAATACTATATGCCAAACTGCAAATGTTTAATTTGCACGTTGCTTGAAAATCAAACTCTTGTGGGGTAAATATTTAATCTACACTTGGTCAACCCAACTTTATCTACAAAATCATCTAAAAGCGGGCTGTGACTTGCTGTGGTGAGACGTATCGTGGAGGAACGTAGTGGCAAGCTGTTAATGAAATCGAACTCTGTCGATAGCGTACTATTAATTATCTGTGGCTGCAGCCTTGTTGCGATAAGCCGGAGGCATAACGGCTAAAACCGTATCGCGCTCAATGCGGACGTTGTGTCAATGAGAATCAACTATTAGCAGTAAGCAGTTACGTCTTCACCGCATACGTCTGCAAGATAACACAGAGCGCGGAAACGCAAATAAACAACTTCCTCATAGACAGGATTTAGCTTGCACATTGGAGGAATATGAAACAGCTTGCGACCAAACAATGTAATATCACGCTCAAAGGGACACTGAGCAGGAATAAGCCTGCACAAGAAATGAGCTAGTTTGGCATTATCAATGGCTATTGAATCTAACCATTGACGGACTGGAGAAAGAAGATCTTGTTTTGGTTGGATTTGAGAAAAGCTAGTCATAATTACTCACCATTACATTCAGTATTTCAAGTTAGTGTTTTGTTGGTCGGGTTTTAACCCTTCTCTATTACTTATATAGGTCTGACCTTGTGTTCTTATGCAATTTTGTTCCACTCTTTATACTGGAACACTCTTTACTACAAACCTAGCTTGCAAGATTCCGGATCGTTCTCCAGATTTTTTTGTTGCACTAAAGTCCTACGTACCAGACGAGTACCAACAGCCTTGCTACTTCAAGAATCCAGAATTATTAGGTGTCGAACAAAAGTCTAAATTCCTCTAAAATCGCTCCTATAGGTTAATTACCAGGCAATCTGCTTACGGAAGCCCCTAAACTTTCCTAAATTTCTGTATTATTGCCAACAACTTAATATTAACTTTACAAAACAGTAGAAATTGGTAGATGTGATTGCGGAAAACCGTACTAAATTAGTAGGCTTTCGCGCATCTTTATGCCTGATTTCATAGCAGTTATTTTTATAATGACCAGTCACCTGTACAGTACTTACACCATTCATCTGCGGAACAAAAGAAATTGATTCATGGTTCAAATCCCCTACTTTTCAATACAGAGGATGAACTCACTGGTCACTGGTCACTGGTCACTGATTTAGAGCGTGTCTAAAAGTTTAAGTTGGTTAGCAACACCATTTAAATACCTGCGATCGCTCAGAGCATCAGGTGAAACTCTACCTGCAGTAATACCAGCTTTAACCAAAGATTCAGCACTGGCTTTACCCAATTTCAACTCAGAAAGCAGCAGACTGTATCCTGGAATACCTTGCTGCCCAAGAGAGCCTCTATAAGCAAAGTGGACAAGTTGAAAGGGTGTAAAACTGCGGATTGAAGTTGCACTTACCATTGTTTGTTGAGAGGGCGCAGTAGCAGCAGGTGTTTGAGCATGGGCGCTACTAGCAGCAGTGCAAAATAGTACGAAAGACAAGCTACCAACAAATAGGCGTTTCATCATATTTTTCTCCAAGAAACTTTCGTTTCATTGCTTACAATTAATAGAATGCAACTGCTCACTGAGGCTCATCTGATGAAGTGATGGGAAAAAGCTGAAAAGTTAGTAAATTTTGTGAAATTTGACTGAAAGCAAGCTGAGAACGTTTCAGTATCTCATTAACCTTGCTGTACCGTGCTTACAACATTCAAGTAGCGTGGGCATTGCCACACAAAAACCTTACGTAGTGGGCTTGAGTCCTATCTGCTGGTCTGTTTCATTGATTCTGAAGGGCTGCTAGATCCCCGATTTCTTAAAAGTCGGGGATCTTAGCAAACATACCCATCAAAATTATTTATAAATATTAATAATGCCAAGGTATCTAATCTTTAGGCGCGATTGCAATCCGAAAACCCAATGCATCTAAAAATTCAACTAGAGTATAAATTTCTGTACCTCCTGTTTTTGCAAGAATTTTATCTAGTTTCTCAAAATGTTGTTTGGCTTCTTCAGAAAGATTATCGGATAGCAACCGTGCAGCAACAACATCTTTAAGTGCTGAACGGAGTAGTTCGGGTTCTGGATCTTTTTCTTCTAATACAGCCTCGATATAACCGACAGCCCTTTGCGAGTTTTTCAGAGATTGAATAAGTGCGTCCAGCCAGCTATCACTGGTAGGCGTTTTGACGTTTTTCATAGTCTTCCCAATACTCCTTCGCCTTACGAATATCCTCTGCTTGAGTGCTTTTATCTCCACCACACAGTAAAAGTATGATAGTTATTCCTATTTGCCCAAAATAGATGCGATAGCCGGGACCGCAATCAATTTTAAGTTCACAGACTCCCTCTCCTATAGAACGGTAGTCGCCGAGATTACCTAAAGTAACTCGCTTAATCCTACTATTGATTTTAGATATGGCTTTATTATCGCGTAAACCATCAAACCATTCGGCAAAAGGAATTTTGCCATCTGCTGTCATGTAACGTCGAATCTCCCTTGTGTGGGCTTCCATTATTTGATTAAATGCATCATGAATTAATTTATACTAAATTCTATTGAACGAAGGAAGAAGAAAGAAGAAAGAAGGAAGAAGTTTTGTTTTTATATGTGGATTCTGACCCCAACTCAAAACGGGCAACCCTAAGGGGATGGGGTTTTAAACCCCTATAGAAAGAAGTTTGTTCGCGAAGCGTGCCGTCTATGCCGAATACGGCACGCTTCGCGAACGGCATAGAAATTCCAACTTCGGTCCTTCCTTCAAACTTCTTCCTTCGGATAAATATCATTCTACTTCCTTACCTGTTAGAAGATTAACTATCTAAGTAAACCTTACTAGAACGTCGGTACAGTAATCACAATTTCGAGTTAGGATGACCAAAGGGGCTGACATGAAAAAGCTTGAAAACTTTTTTGTCTAATGAAGTAGAAAGTTTTGTTGCGATCGCCTGACTTGCAACCCAGTAAAAAGGTTGTGGCAAACCGAGTTTCTGCCAAAAATCTTCAACAGCAGCGCTCCAGTAATCTTCAACCTCCTGCACAACAAGAGCTTTTCCTGAAATCCGGTGATGGGTGATATTGTGAGCAAACGTACCAGGTAACTCCACAAGTTGAAACTGTTTGAGAGATTTAAACCTCTTTTTGACTTCTAACACTTCAATTTCAGGAATTAATGGAAAACCAACAGTATTGGCTAAAAATCCTTTTGTTCTTTCTACAATAGCGATTGTATCAGTTGCCTTTCTCCAAATAATCAAAGCAAATAATTCTACATCCACTGCATCACGTCTGGGTTTCTGAGGAGGACAAAGTTCAGTACAATTCTTTTCACTAGCCAAACACTGCGATCGCAACGGACATAACAAACAGAGTGGTTTTGTTTTACGACAAACCGTTGCACCCAACTCCATCATTGCCTGATTAAAATCACCGGGACGTTCATCAGAAATTATACTATTTACAAAATCTCGAATCACTGATTGACCGGAAGAACCCCACACATCTCTAGATAAAGCAAGCAAACGACTAACAACTCGTGTCACATTGCCATCAACACAAGCAACTTTTTCGTTAAAACAAACGCTTGCAATTACAGCTGCTGTATACAGACCACAACCAGGAATTTCCAGCCACTCCTTGCATGACTGAGGAAAACGACCTTCAAGGTGTTCAACAATAAATATTGCCCCTTTCTTTAAGTTACGAGCACGAGCATAATAACCCAGACCCGACCACAGTTGGCGTAGCGTGTCCTCATCACAGACTGCAAGGTCGTCAACAGTAGGGAGTTGCTTGACAAATTCTGAAAATTTGGGAACAACAACAGCTAGAGTGGTTTGTTGACTCATCACCTCGCAGACCCAAGTATGATAAATGTTGATATTCTGACGCCAAGGCAGGGGTCTATGATGTTTGTCATACCAAACTAAGAGTTCCTTGGCATATTGATTTGCGTTCTGACATTCATGCATAAAAATTTCAAGCTACCTCCCTAAATTCCGCCAGAGCATTGTGCTTTCGCATGAAGGTAGAGTTACTGTTTTTCTCTGAAAAAATCTAAAATTACACAGAAAATTTTACCAGAAAAATTCCCTTAATATTGTATTATAAGTAAACGAGGAAGAGCTCGAGTTGACACCAAGAGCACTTCCTCGAAAAAACTAGTTTCATAATAATTCTGGAGTAATCTTAGCATGACTAAAGCACCGGAAACAGATCCTGCTGACAATTTTTCTGAAACAGTTGCTCAAGAAGTTCAACATCTCATCCGTAGACTCGCTAGACCGGGGAAAAACTTAATAGAAGAAGTTAAGAGCGAGATTAGCTACACAAACCCCGTCACATTACTAGGAACTGCCAAAATTGGGCAATTATTGCTTTTCCTCAAAGAAAAACTCAAACCAAAACAATATGAGCAAGCCCTAGCCAACTCTTTAGGATGGATATCGGGTATTGCCAACCAGTTATTGAAGCTAGCACCCATACTTGGAAACTTCACCACAAAACAACTTGAGAAAATCAATCACAACCTCTCTCCATCAGCACTGTATAAATTAGCCACAGGACGGACACCAGTTGACGTTATCGAGTCCATGCTGGAAAAAGCTTGCACCCAAGAGGTTTCCAAGAAAGATATTCAACTCGAAACCAAGAAATACAAGGATAACCAACCCAAAAAAGAGCCAACACCATGGAGATACACAGGTCGTGGCAGAGAATACACTCCACCCAGAATATCTGAAAAAGCAGGCTTGATTGTGGAACAACTGAGCGAACAAAATGAGACGCCACGACGTTTTGTCATCGAAGATGCCGTTTTGTTGCTAGCAGAGAAATTTCAGCAGGTGGTTCTCGCTGTCGCTTAGCTTTTGCTGCCAAACAATATATTGACATTAGATTAACATTTAAAAGAAGCAAACAAGCAGATCCACTTCACATTTGGGGATGAATTATTTCTGGGAAATCGTGGAGTGCGATAAGCTGAGTACAGCTTGCGCTTCGCGATCGCGTCGCGTCGAGCCTGTAGAGTCACTGTTTTTCTCTGCAAAAATCTAAAACTACACAGAAAATATTCCAAAAAAATTTCCGGAATATTGTATTATAAGTAAACGAGGAAGTGCTCCTGACCAACATGAGCGCTTCCTCAAAAAAAATCAAAAAATATTATTTCTGGAGTTATCTTAGCATGACTAAAGCACCGGGAACAGATCCTGCTGGGAATTTTTCTGAAACAGTTGCTCAAGAAGTTCAATATCTCATCCGTAGACTAGCTAGACCGGGGAAAAACTTAATAGAAGAAGTTAAAAGCGAGATTAGCTACACAAACCCCGTCACATTACTAGGCACCGCCAAAATTGGGCAATTATTGCTTTTCCTCAAAGAAAAACTCAAACCAAAACAATATGAGCAAGCCCTAGCCAACTCTTTAGGATGGATATCGGGTATTGCCAACCAGTTATTGAAGCTAGCACCCATACTTGGAAACTTCACCACAAGACAACTTGAGAAAATCAATCACAACCTCTCTCCATCAGCACTGTATAAATTAGCCGCAGGACGGACACCAGTTGACGTTATCGAGTCCATGCTAGAAAAAGCCTGCACCCAAGAGGTCTCCAAAAAAGATATTCAAATTGAAACCAAAAAATACAAGGATAACCAACCCAAAAAAGAGCCAACACCATGGAAATATGTGGGTCTTGGCAGAGAATACACTCCACCAAGAATATCTGAAAAAGCCGGTTTGATTGTGGAACAACTGAGCGAACAAAATGGGACGCCACGACGTTTTGTTATCGAAGATGCCGTTTTGTTGCTAGCAGAGAAATTTCAGCAGGTGGTTCTTGCTGTCGCTTAACCTGACTGAAGAAAGGTAAATCACTTCTTGCTCTGGGAATACTAAAAGCAGCAAATGACTGAAGTTCTCGCTGTGAAAATGGATTTTGTCAAGCTAATTAAAACAGGTGCAGGTTAGCAATTTGCAACTGAAGTGGGTTAGAAAATTTTGTTTGGAAAAATTTAAAACATCTGCTGGGATTAACTCTTTTGAAGCGCCAACACTATGTTAGCGGTCAATTTTGTGATATCTTAGTTTTAGGAGAAAATAAACAGTTATTTGAAAGCTATTGGAAAAACAGAAGAATCCAATTATATCAATGTGGTTTTAAATATTGCTCTAGAAACTTGGCTAAAAAGACTTTAATCTGACATATATAGCAATCCTATTTCAGTTGTGATAATTGAGTGAGTCCAGATCCCCGACTTCTTTAAGAAGTCGGGGATCTCACTTTTCACGAATGATTTATGATTGCTATATGGTATGACTTCTATTTACCTATTTTGATAAAGTCAGGTAATTATTAAAAAAAGTTAAGAACGATCGTATGATTGAATTGATAGCCTGGGAACACGGCTTTAGTGGGCATAGTCTCAGGTTTAAGCCTATGCTGAATGTATAAAATCACCCGCATGAGTCAAGTAATCTGGATAGCAAGACACGCTAACCGTCTCGATTTTGTTAACCCTGATTGGTTTTTAACTGCAGAACGACGCTACGATCCACCACTGTCGGAAGACGGTTTTATACAAGCGCAGCAACTAGCTAACCGTCTTAAGGGAGAAAAGATTGCCCATATTTTTGCTTCTCCCTTTTTACGGACAGTACAAACAGCGAATGCTGTAGCAGAAGTTCTCGATTTACCCATAAAGCTGGAAACGGGTATGAGTGAATGGCATAATGCAGCTTGGATGACAGAAGAACCAAAAAGACTCTCAACACCAGCATTGGCAGAGTTATTCCCCAGAATTGACACAAGCTATACTCCCCAGATAGCCGCCAAGTATCCCGAAACTCGCCCACAAATGCTAGAACGTTCGGGGCAAACAGCTAGATGTTTGACTACAGAATTCTCACCACAGGATATTCTTTTAGTAGGACATGGCGCATCTGTAGTGGGAGCAGCAATGGGTTTAGTTGGTGAAATTGCCCGCACAGAAGTGAAAGCATCGTTGTGTAGCTTAGTAAAAGTTGTCCGTCAAGAACCTGAGTGGCTACTAGAACTTAAGGGAGATACTTCTCATTTAACCGAAGTAGAAGAGGTCATCAGGTTTGATGTCAGTGACCGATTACCAGTGACCAGTAAGCAGTGACCAGTGACCAGTGACCAGTGACCAGTGACCAGTAAGCAGTGACTAAAAAAATAGTTCAATTCAAATCTGGTGTTGGAGAGATGCAAAATAATGAGGAGTTAGTAGTTAGTAGTTAGTAGTTAGTAGTTAGTAGTTTTTTCACTAACCACTGTAGCGCGGCGGCTTTGCGTCCCTACTAACCACTAACTAAGACAGGCGAGACGCCTGTCCTACGCCACTAACCACTAACTAAGACAGGCGAGACGCCTGTCCTACGCCACTAACCACTAACCACTAACCACTAACCACTAACATCGCTATGACATTACTATTGGCAGGAGATATCGGGGGCACGAAAACCATTTTGCGGTTGGTTGAGGTATCAGAGCAACTGCTTTTACACAATGTTTATGAGGAACGACATCGCAGTGGCGATTTTCCCGATTTGGTGCCGATGGTGCGGGAGTTTCTGAAAAACTCAGGTGGATTATTACCACAAAAAGCTTGTTTTGCGATCGCAGGTCCCGTAGTGGACAATACAGCCAAGTTGACCAACTTAGCGTGGTTCCTTGATGCCAAACGATTACAAGAGGAACTGGGTATTGCCCAAGTGAGGCTAATTAACGACTTTGCTGCTGTTGGCTATGGTGTATTGGGTTTAAGTCCACAGGATATCTTAACTTTACAACCAGGTAAACCCAACAGTAATGCCCCCATAGCGATTATTGGTGCTGGCACTGGCTTGGGACAAGGATTTTTAATTAAGCAGGGTTCCAGTTATCAAATTTTTCCTTCAGAGGGGGGTCATGCGGACTTTGGTCCCCGTACTGAGTTAGAGTTTCAACTGTTAAAATACTTATTGGATAAACATGATATCCAGCGTGTTTCTGTAGAACGCGTCGTTTCGGGGTTGGGAATTGTAGCCATTTATCAATTTTTACGCGATCGCCAAACCACTGCTGAATCACCGGAAATTGCCCAAATTGTCAGAACTTGGGAACAAGAGGCAGGCAAGCAGGAGAAAAGCGTCGATCCGGGTGCTGTTATTGGTAAAGCAGCACTACAAAAAAGTGACAGACTTTCAGAGCAAACAATAGAGTTATTTGTAGGGGCATATGGCGCAGAAGCAGGTAATCTAGCCCTCAAACTTCTGCCTTATGGTGGCTTATACCTCGCAGGTGGCATTGCACCCAAAATATTGCCCCTTATACAAGAAGACAAGTTCATGTTGAACTTCACCCAAAAAGGCAGAATGCGTAGTTTACTGGAAGATATTCCCGTGCATGTCATTCTTAACCAAGAAGTGGGATTAATAGGTGCTGCTATTGGTGCAACTAGGTTATAACATCTAGCAGCATCGTTCAAAGTAAAAACTATGACAAATAAAAGTTTGCTGTCACTCTTGACAGCCACTTTCCTATTTAATGCATCTGTCGCAGTTGAAGCCAGCCCATCCAAACGCTCGGTTTCTCAAAATAGACCAGTGGCGGCTCAACCAGTAAAGTCACAGTGGAAAGTTTTCACACCCCCAGATGGACGTTTTACAGTCTTAATGCCCGGTTTGCCAAGAATTGAATCTCAAACTCAGAAAACTCACATGGGCGAGATTCAACTACAAGTCTTTGTGGCTCAACCTCCCAACCAAGAGGTGGCTTATCTTGTGGCTTATAATGATTTTCCTGATAACTACGGTCAAATGGCATCTGCTCAATCCGTCTTGGAAGATGCCCAGCAAATGGCTCTAAAAACGACTCAAAGTAATTTAATCGCTCAGAAGGATATTCGCAGCTCAAACGGTCATCCCGGTAAAGAAATCGAGTACATTAATTCTGGAGGGAAAATAACGAGGAATAGGATGTATTTTGCCGAAGGTCGTTTGTATCAGGTTATGGTAATCACTACCAAAAGGCAGCAAAAAACCATCAATGGTTCCATTACAGGTTATTTGAACTCTTTTCAAGTGGTATTGAAAAAGTAAAATGGCTAATGGCTAATGGCTAATTGGACTATTAGCAATTAGCCTTTATTTCAGTAGTTTCACAATTTACGGCTGCAAAATTAGTATATAAAATGATTAAGTGTCCAGTATCCGCGAGAGTGGTTTGCAGCTGGAAACGGGCGCTGAATAAAAACTTATATTGTCTTGTTACTAGTACTGTTCGGCTTAGGAAGATGACTATAACAGAAATTTATACTCCTGTAGGGGGCTATGCACCAGATTTTGAACTGCCAGGAATTGACGGTCAGGTACACCATCTTAGCAGATATCTGGAAAAGTTCCGTGCGGTCGGCGTCATTTCAATGTCTAACCACTGTCCTTATGTTGGGTTGTATGTAGAAAGGTTGAAAAACATTCAAGCCGAATTTGGCGAGCAAGGGTTTACACTCATCGGCATGAATGGTAGCGATCTCACAACAGAACCATCAGAAACTTTTGAACAAATGCAGGCTTATGCCAAAGCGTATGTTTTGAACTTTCCCTACTTGTGGGACCCAACTCAAGAGGTGACTCGCAGTTTTGGGACTAGCAAAACACCAATGGCGTTTCTTATAGATGCTAAGGGTGTCGTTTGCTACAAAGGACAAATAGACGATCGCCCCCAGAATCCGAAATCAGTGGCGCAGCACTACCTCAAGCAAGCGATCGCCTGTTTGTTAACAGGACAAGAAATTCTTTTGACAGAAACAGAACCTTTGGGTACATCTTTAGTAATAGGTAACTAGAGACAGAGTGTCGCTGTATTGTTATCTTAAATTGGAGGCAATTTCAATTTTGGACAAAACGTAACTTCATGGGAACACATTACCGACGGGTTTTACTTAAACTAAGTGGTGAAGCCCTCATGGGCAACTTGGGCTATGGAATCGATCCGGAAGTGGTAAAAGAAATAGCTGAAGAAATCGCAGAGGTAGCAGCAACTGGCGTTCAAATCGCGATCGTTGTTGGAGGCGGAAATATTTTTCGTGGCGTCAAAGCGGCGTCGGCGGGAATGGACAGAGCAACTGGTGACTACATCGGGATGATTGCCACAGTAATGAATGCCATGACGTTGC
This genomic interval from Scytonema hofmannii PCC 7110 contains the following:
- a CDS encoding RNA methyltransferase, which encodes MTLDQVRIILVEPSGPINVGSVARVMKNFGFNHLVLVNPQCDPLSPEALQMAVHAKDILQSSRSLATLPEALQGCTRAIATTARVRDWGTPLENPHLALPWLLEEPNRSAALIFGREDRGLSNEELNYAQRFVRIPTNSTYPSLNLATAVSLCCYELALFDTDNQEDTVKEELITSKNGSENDPASLDVVETYYQELESLLLKIGYLYAHTSASRMEKFRQLYNRAQLQTKEVAMLRGILRQVEWAIGNLHNHKDS
- a CDS encoding Mo-dependent nitrogenase C-terminal domain-containing protein, with the protein product MTSFSQIQPKQDLLSPVRQWLDSIAIDNAKLAHFLCRLIPAQCPFERDITLFGRKLFHIPPMCKLNPVYEEVVYLRFRALCYLADVCGEDVTAYC
- a CDS encoding DNA-binding protein; this translates as MKNVKTPTSDSWLDALIQSLKNSQRAVGYIEAVLEEKDPEPELLRSALKDVVAARLLSDNLSEEAKQHFEKLDKILAKTGGTEIYTLVEFLDALGFRIAIAPKD
- a CDS encoding type II toxin-antitoxin system RelE/ParE family toxin — its product is MEAHTREIRRYMTADGKIPFAEWFDGLRDNKAISKINSRIKRVTLGNLGDYRSIGEGVCELKIDCGPGYRIYFGQIGITIILLLCGGDKSTQAEDIRKAKEYWEDYEKRQNAYQ
- a CDS encoding A/G-specific adenine glycosylase; translated protein: MHECQNANQYAKELLVWYDKHHRPLPWRQNINIYHTWVCEVMSQQTTLAVVVPKFSEFVKQLPTVDDLAVCDEDTLRQLWSGLGYYARARNLKKGAIFIVEHLEGRFPQSCKEWLEIPGCGLYTAAVIASVCFNEKVACVDGNVTRVVSRLLALSRDVWGSSGQSVIRDFVNSIISDERPGDFNQAMMELGATVCRKTKPLCLLCPLRSQCLASEKNCTELCPPQKPRRDAVDVELFALIIWRKATDTIAIVERTKGFLANTVGFPLIPEIEVLEVKKRFKSLKQFQLVELPGTFAHNITHHRISGKALVVQEVEDYWSAAVEDFWQKLGLPQPFYWVASQAIATKLSTSLDKKVFKLFHVSPFGHPNSKL
- a CDS encoding histidine phosphatase family protein — its product is MSQVIWIARHANRLDFVNPDWFLTAERRYDPPLSEDGFIQAQQLANRLKGEKIAHIFASPFLRTVQTANAVAEVLDLPIKLETGMSEWHNAAWMTEEPKRLSTPALAELFPRIDTSYTPQIAAKYPETRPQMLERSGQTARCLTTEFSPQDILLVGHGASVVGAAMGLVGEIARTEVKASLCSLVKVVRQEPEWLLELKGDTSHLTEVEEVIRFDVSDRLPVTSKQ
- a CDS encoding glucokinase, with amino-acid sequence MTLLLAGDIGGTKTILRLVEVSEQLLLHNVYEERHRSGDFPDLVPMVREFLKNSGGLLPQKACFAIAGPVVDNTAKLTNLAWFLDAKRLQEELGIAQVRLINDFAAVGYGVLGLSPQDILTLQPGKPNSNAPIAIIGAGTGLGQGFLIKQGSSYQIFPSEGGHADFGPRTELEFQLLKYLLDKHDIQRVSVERVVSGLGIVAIYQFLRDRQTTAESPEIAQIVRTWEQEAGKQEKSVDPGAVIGKAALQKSDRLSEQTIELFVGAYGAEAGNLALKLLPYGGLYLAGGIAPKILPLIQEDKFMLNFTQKGRMRSLLEDIPVHVILNQEVGLIGAAIGATRL
- a CDS encoding thioredoxin family protein, which produces MTITEIYTPVGGYAPDFELPGIDGQVHHLSRYLEKFRAVGVISMSNHCPYVGLYVERLKNIQAEFGEQGFTLIGMNGSDLTTEPSETFEQMQAYAKAYVLNFPYLWDPTQEVTRSFGTSKTPMAFLIDAKGVVCYKGQIDDRPQNPKSVAQHYLKQAIACLLTGQEILLTETEPLGTSLVIGN